From one Planktothrix agardhii NIES-204 genomic stretch:
- a CDS encoding FAD-dependent pyridine nucleotide-disulfide oxidoreductase — protein MNHLQADVLVVGGGTGGTAAALQAARRGAKTILVSQWPMLGGMLTSAGVVAPDGNELAAFQTGIWGAFLRELNHRQPQGLDNAWVSFFTYHPQIGANIFADWVKAEPNLLWIPEQQPLEVIKQGNKITEVRFNSCTIHAKIILDGTELGDLLELAEIPYRWGWEPKDQWQEPSAPIELSTLMKTTPPKPPVHRGLGGGQAPTWVFIMQDFGEGNIAPEIDIPPINTPELFTNAWQNYDIESFLNYGRLPDNKFMINWPIQGNDYDQNLDRLIGSNSERLQFWQESFYHSLSFARFIQTKLGSRYGLATGTFPIENRPNFNINPDILSAFALHPYYRESRRIEGLKTIIEQDILPIENGYTAPLPLNEAGECEAIAIGNYANDHHYTQFQLTLQPKSLRWGGRWTGTPFTIPYRASIPINTDNLLVCEKNICVSHIANGATRLQPVVLGIGQAAGMAAALCIEQGIQPQELSVRTLQNALLTDIIAPQAVIPLFNLPPDHPDWLHWQYYYLEHPELYPIDGNCPASPNPRYPAKNSHAFEGIFQRQSHQDYRFTLTQGQFTGQTWKLVTLYPEINEQLQNIPTPSFLKVFGRLNFSGNWLILEGL, from the coding sequence ATGAATCACTTACAAGCGGATGTTTTAGTTGTTGGAGGCGGAACTGGAGGGACAGCCGCCGCATTGCAAGCCGCCCGTCGGGGGGCAAAAACTATTTTAGTTAGTCAATGGCCGATGTTAGGAGGAATGTTAACTTCTGCGGGCGTTGTTGCACCAGATGGTAATGAATTAGCAGCATTTCAAACTGGAATTTGGGGGGCATTTTTACGCGAATTAAACCACCGTCAACCCCAAGGTTTAGATAATGCTTGGGTGAGTTTCTTTACTTATCATCCCCAAATAGGAGCTAATATTTTTGCCGATTGGGTTAAAGCAGAACCGAATTTATTATGGATACCCGAACAACAACCTTTAGAAGTTATTAAACAAGGGAATAAAATTACAGAGGTTAGATTTAATTCCTGTACTATTCATGCTAAAATTATATTAGATGGGACGGAATTAGGCGACCTTTTAGAACTCGCAGAAATTCCCTATCGTTGGGGATGGGAACCCAAAGACCAATGGCAAGAACCCAGCGCCCCAATTGAGCTATCAACATTAATGAAAACTACCCCCCCTAAGCCCCCCGTGCACAGGGGGTTGGGGGGGGGGCAAGCTCCAACCTGGGTTTTTATCATGCAGGATTTTGGAGAAGGTAACATAGCACCAGAAATTGATATTCCCCCCATTAATACCCCGGAATTATTTACTAATGCTTGGCAAAATTATGATATAGAATCATTCCTAAATTATGGTAGATTACCCGACAATAAGTTTATGATTAACTGGCCGATACAGGGCAATGATTATGATCAAAATTTAGATAGGTTAATCGGTTCAAACTCTGAGCGTTTGCAATTCTGGCAAGAAAGTTTTTACCATAGCCTGAGTTTTGCTCGGTTTATTCAAACAAAATTAGGAAGCAGATATGGATTAGCAACGGGAACTTTCCCTATAGAAAATCGACCTAATTTTAATATTAATCCTGATATTTTATCGGCTTTTGCCCTCCATCCTTACTATCGAGAAAGTCGCCGAATTGAAGGATTAAAAACAATTATAGAACAAGATATTTTACCGATTGAAAATGGTTATACTGCTCCCTTACCTTTAAATGAAGCCGGAGAATGTGAAGCGATCGCGATCGGAAATTACGCTAATGATCATCATTATACCCAATTTCAATTAACCCTACAACCTAAAAGTTTACGTTGGGGTGGACGGTGGACAGGAACCCCTTTTACTATTCCCTATCGAGCTTCAATTCCGATTAATACCGACAATTTATTAGTCTGTGAAAAAAATATTTGCGTTTCCCATATTGCTAATGGTGCAACCCGTTTACAACCTGTGGTTTTAGGCATTGGACAAGCCGCGGGAATGGCCGCAGCTTTATGTATTGAACAGGGAATACAACCCCAAGAATTATCAGTGAGAACCTTACAAAATGCCCTATTAACTGATATAATTGCCCCCCAAGCAGTAATTCCTTTATTTAATTTACCACCCGATCATCCCGATTGGTTGCACTGGCAATATTATTATTTAGAGCATCCCGAATTATATCCCATTGATGGTAATTGTCCGGCATCCCCAAACCCTCGTTATCCTGCTAAAAATAGTCACGCCTTCGAGGGTATTTTCCAGCGTCAGAGTCACCAAGACTATCGTTTTACCCTAACTCAAGGACAGTTTACAGGTCAAACCTGGAAATTAGTCACCCTATACCCAGAAATCAACGAACAATTACAAAATATTCCCACTCCTTCCTTCCTAAAAGTTTTCGGGCGTTTAAATTTTTCCGGTAACTGGTTAATTTTAGAGGGGTTATAG
- a CDS encoding TPR domain protein, whose protein sequence is MNNWLLFQKRLFLLKPLGILTVNSGVLPISLGVGISWLLLHTPPCNFIGGQSTIVLAQTPAKPDINALFKIGVEQFRQGLFPEALATFKKVLEQQQKQGKPEEIAETLTYIGEVYSNLGNDTEALKVLQQALTSYRQLNQQAENKNPEYQIGISRSLNLIGFSYRNQNKISEALKLHQEALQIAQSINDRPNIAESLHNLASDYSSLKQYDQALKFYQDARKVREEVGDKRDLSRTLNNLGALYLVQGDTQKALEIYQQALALRRQIGDQAGVGRLLGNMALLYRQLGDDTQALVYLKQASEFMTRIADNTGAAKIHNLIGEIQEKLKQPDQALSSYQKAIELAKLANDQNNLTAALNNLATLYYGQGEYSQAIQTWKEALAILEKTGNQKAAQETKIRIDELEKKQGG, encoded by the coding sequence ATGAATAATTGGTTGTTGTTTCAAAAACGGTTATTTTTATTAAAACCCCTGGGTATTCTAACGGTTAATTCGGGAGTTTTGCCAATTTCCCTCGGCGTAGGAATCAGTTGGTTGTTACTCCATACCCCCCCGTGCAATTTTATCGGAGGACAATCAACAATAGTTCTAGCTCAAACCCCAGCCAAACCTGATATTAATGCTTTATTTAAAATCGGGGTTGAACAATTTCGTCAAGGGTTATTTCCTGAAGCCTTAGCCACATTTAAAAAGGTTTTGGAACAACAACAAAAACAAGGTAAACCCGAAGAAATTGCCGAAACCCTAACTTATATTGGAGAAGTTTATAGTAATTTAGGCAACGATACAGAAGCCTTAAAAGTCCTACAACAAGCTCTCACGTCCTATCGACAATTAAATCAACAAGCAGAAAATAAAAATCCAGAGTATCAAATAGGAATCAGTCGGAGTTTAAATTTAATCGGATTTTCCTATCGCAATCAAAACAAAATCTCAGAAGCCTTGAAACTCCATCAAGAAGCTTTACAAATTGCTCAGTCTATTAATGATCGACCTAATATTGCTGAATCTTTACATAATTTAGCCTCCGATTATAGCAGTTTAAAACAATATGATCAAGCCTTAAAATTCTATCAAGACGCCCGAAAAGTTAGGGAAGAAGTGGGGGATAAACGGGATCTGAGTCGCACCTTAAATAATTTAGGGGCGTTATATTTAGTTCAAGGAGATACCCAAAAAGCCTTAGAAATTTATCAACAGGCTTTAGCCCTGCGGCGTCAAATTGGTGATCAAGCCGGAGTCGGACGACTATTAGGTAATATGGCGTTATTATATCGTCAATTAGGAGATGATACCCAGGCTTTAGTTTATTTAAAACAAGCGTCAGAATTCATGACTCGAATTGCGGATAATACGGGGGCGGCAAAAATTCATAATTTAATCGGAGAAATTCAGGAAAAATTAAAACAACCAGATCAGGCTTTAAGCTCCTATCAAAAAGCAATTGAATTGGCAAAATTAGCCAATGATCAAAATAATTTAACCGCAGCTTTAAATAATTTAGCAACGCTTTATTATGGGCAAGGGGAATATTCCCAAGCCATCCAAACCTGGAAAGAAGCCTTAGCCATTCTGGAAAAAACCGGAAATCAAAAAGCAGCCCAAGAAACCAAAATCAGAATTGATGAATTAGAGAAAAAACAGGGGGGTTAA
- a CDS encoding 7,8-didemethyl-8-hydroxy-5-deazariboflavin synthase, CofH subunit produces the protein MLLNLTVDTILNRAVAGDDLSPEDGVILLEQTDPVIRENIRLVSDTLRSQQAGETVTYIINRNINFTNICEQHCSFCAFRRDAGEEGAFWLDIQQILEKTADAVTRGATEICMQGGLNLEAKIQGKSLPYYLNLVQAIKTKFPHLHFHGFSPQEVQFIAREDDLSYADVIMALKDGGVGSMPGTAAEILADSVRNIICPEKINTATWLEIVETAHGLGVPTTSTMLSGHIETPQQQMHHLQQLRSLQQKAQNYPARITEFIILPFVGEMAPAPLRRRVGRDQPILADTLLLTAVARIFLGNWISNHQPSWVKLGLEGATEALRWGCNDIGGTLMEEHITTMAGAKGGTCMEPETLKKAIASLGRPHQQRDTVYKRVMGNTSTSLSNRVMGNS, from the coding sequence ATGCTCCTGAATTTAACTGTTGATACTATTCTTAACCGTGCTGTAGCAGGTGATGACCTATCCCCAGAGGATGGGGTGATTTTGCTCGAACAAACTGATCCGGTGATTCGGGAGAATATTCGGCTGGTGAGTGATACCTTGCGATCGCAACAAGCAGGGGAGACTGTTACCTATATTATTAATCGCAATATCAATTTTACGAATATTTGTGAACAGCATTGCAGTTTTTGTGCCTTTCGTCGAGATGCGGGGGAGGAAGGAGCTTTTTGGTTAGACATTCAGCAAATTTTGGAAAAAACAGCCGATGCAGTTACCAGAGGGGCGACGGAAATTTGTATGCAGGGGGGGTTAAACTTAGAAGCGAAAATTCAAGGAAAATCCTTACCCTATTATCTAAATTTAGTCCAAGCCATTAAGACTAAATTTCCTCACCTGCATTTTCATGGCTTTTCACCCCAAGAAGTCCAATTTATCGCCAGAGAAGATGATCTCAGTTACGCGGATGTGATTATGGCTTTAAAAGATGGGGGAGTGGGTTCGATGCCGGGAACTGCTGCGGAAATTCTAGCAGATTCAGTCCGAAATATTATCTGTCCTGAAAAAATTAATACTGCCACTTGGTTAGAAATTGTTGAAACAGCCCATGGTTTGGGGGTTCCGACTACGAGTACGATGTTATCGGGTCATATTGAAACACCCCAACAGCAAATGCACCATTTACAGCAGTTGCGATCGCTACAACAAAAAGCCCAGAATTATCCGGCTAGAATTACGGAATTTATTATTTTACCGTTTGTGGGAGAAATGGCTCCAGCCCCTTTGCGGCGACGGGTAGGACGGGATCAACCGATTTTAGCGGATACTTTGTTATTAACGGCGGTGGCTCGAATTTTCCTGGGAAATTGGATCTCTAACCACCAACCCAGTTGGGTGAAATTAGGGTTAGAAGGGGCGACGGAAGCCCTGCGATGGGGTTGTAATGATATTGGGGGTACTTTAATGGAGGAACACATCACTACCATGGCGGGTGCTAAAGGTGGCACTTGCATGGAGCCAGAAACTTTGAAAAAAGCGATCGCGTCCCTGGGGCGTCCTCATCAACAACGGGATACGGTTTATAAGAGGGTAATGGGTAATACTTCGACTTCGCTCAGTAACAGGGTAATGGGTAATTCGTAA
- a CDS encoding sulfate ABC transporter, periplasmic sulfate-binding protein, giving the protein MRISSPLPPKRSSAKFIGCVLTGLVINAMAVSCSSPNNTASNSSPQAQQSDKPIKVTLVSYAVTKTAYENIIPKFAAQWKAQTGQTVEFEQSYGGSGSQTRAVIDGLNADVVALALAGDTEKIEQAGLIQPGWEQELPNESIVHKSVAALVLREGTTNVQGWSDLTGDGVQVVTANPKTSGGAKWNIMALWGVITQAGGTEQEAQSFLEAVFRQVPVLPKDAREASDVFFKQGQGNVLINYENEVILARQKGDKQPYVVPTDYNISIDNPVAVVDANVDKNGTRQVAQAFTQFLFTPEAQREFAKVGFRPVEPTIQVEFASQFPKVEKLFTVKDLGGWEAVDTKFFADGAIFDQIQAKIAQSK; this is encoded by the coding sequence ATGCGAATCAGTTCACCGTTACCCCCAAAACGTTCCTCGGCTAAGTTTATTGGTTGTGTCCTCACTGGACTGGTGATTAACGCGATGGCGGTTTCTTGCTCCTCACCCAATAACACCGCCAGTAACTCATCGCCCCAAGCCCAACAATCAGATAAACCGATTAAAGTAACCCTCGTATCCTACGCGGTCACTAAAACGGCTTATGAAAATATCATTCCTAAGTTCGCAGCCCAGTGGAAAGCCCAAACCGGACAGACCGTCGAGTTTGAACAAAGTTATGGGGGTTCGGGTTCCCAAACCCGCGCCGTTATTGATGGACTTAATGCCGATGTGGTGGCTTTAGCCTTAGCCGGAGATACGGAAAAAATAGAGCAAGCCGGACTCATCCAACCCGGTTGGGAACAGGAACTTCCCAATGAGTCGATTGTTCATAAATCTGTTGCCGCTTTGGTGCTTAGAGAAGGCACTACCAATGTCCAGGGGTGGTCTGATTTAACTGGCGATGGTGTTCAGGTGGTGACAGCCAACCCCAAAACCTCTGGCGGAGCGAAGTGGAACATTATGGCTTTGTGGGGTGTTATCACCCAGGCTGGAGGAACTGAACAAGAAGCCCAAAGTTTCTTAGAGGCTGTCTTTCGTCAAGTTCCGGTTTTGCCGAAAGATGCCCGGGAAGCTAGTGATGTTTTCTTTAAACAGGGACAGGGTAATGTCTTAATTAATTATGAAAACGAGGTAATTTTAGCCCGTCAAAAAGGGGACAAACAACCCTATGTTGTGCCAACGGATTATAACATTTCCATTGATAACCCCGTTGCCGTTGTCGATGCTAATGTAGACAAAAATGGAACCCGTCAAGTAGCACAAGCTTTTACCCAATTTTTATTTACACCAGAAGCTCAAAGAGAGTTCGCTAAGGTGGGATTCCGACCCGTTGAGCCTACGATTCAAGTAGAATTTGCCAGCCAATTTCCTAAGGTTGAAAAACTATTTACTGTTAAAGATTTAGGGGGTTGGGAAGCGGTAGATACTAAATTTTTTGCTGACGGAGCAATTTTTGATCAAATCCAAGCCAAAATTGCCCAATCTAAATAG
- the cysA gene encoding sulfate transport system ATP-binding protein, producing MGIVINNVSQVFGNFQALDNINLEIKDGTLVALLGPSGSGKSTLLRAIAGLEPPTSGQIIINGQDTTYLDVRKRNIGFVFQHYALFKHLNVRQNIAFGLEIRKHPRQKITARVEELLDLIQLTGLGNRYPSQLSGGQRQRVALARALAVQPQVLLLDEPFGALDAKVRLELRSWLRQLHDEVHVTSVFVTHDQEEAMAVADEIVVMNQGKIEQVGTPSEIYDHPATPFVMQFIGSVNLLPRHTTLFQDFDLDSTATNIFVRPHDLELHTSNYQQLSAVADVKRVTHLGWDIQVDLTLADGREIVAHLSKEQLNKLELQAGDQVFVQPKRGYNGDTCEIILEETAVAVR from the coding sequence ATGGGTATTGTCATTAACAACGTTTCTCAAGTATTCGGTAATTTTCAAGCCTTAGATAACATTAACTTGGAAATTAAAGATGGAACTTTAGTCGCATTATTAGGGCCTTCGGGTTCAGGAAAGTCTACTTTATTAAGAGCGATAGCTGGATTAGAACCCCCTACCAGTGGACAAATTATTATCAACGGTCAAGATACCACTTATTTAGATGTCAGAAAGCGCAATATTGGATTTGTCTTCCAACATTATGCCCTGTTTAAACATCTAAATGTCCGTCAAAATATCGCCTTTGGTTTGGAAATTCGCAAACATCCTCGGCAAAAAATTACAGCCAGAGTTGAGGAATTATTAGACTTAATTCAGTTAACCGGATTAGGAAATCGTTATCCCTCCCAACTTTCTGGCGGTCAACGTCAACGGGTGGCTTTAGCCCGAGCTTTAGCCGTGCAACCCCAGGTTTTATTACTCGATGAACCCTTTGGGGCCTTAGATGCCAAAGTTCGCTTAGAATTACGCAGTTGGTTACGTCAACTACACGATGAAGTTCACGTTACCAGTGTATTTGTCACCCATGATCAAGAAGAAGCCATGGCTGTCGCGGATGAAATTGTGGTGATGAATCAGGGCAAAATTGAACAGGTGGGAACCCCCTCAGAAATTTATGATCACCCGGCGACCCCCTTTGTTATGCAGTTTATCGGTAGCGTGAATCTGTTACCCCGTCATACAACACTATTTCAAGATTTTGATTTAGATTCTACTGCTACTAATATTTTTGTTCGTCCCCATGATCTGGAATTACATACCAGTAATTATCAACAACTTAGTGCTGTTGCAGACGTGAAACGGGTGACTCATTTAGGCTGGGATATTCAAGTGGATTTAACCCTAGCCGATGGGCGTGAAATTGTTGCCCATTTAAGCAAAGAACAGTTGAACAAACTGGAACTACAAGCGGGTGATCAAGTTTTTGTTCAACCCAAACGAGGATATAACGGTGATACCTGCGAAATTATATTAGAAGAAACCGCCGTAGCAGTCCGTTAA
- the cysW gene encoding sulfate transport system permease protein, translating to MSSSQKNSVQSESFPWVQWVLIGIALLYLALVLFIPAIAVFYEAFHKGTQEFVIAINSSDFQQAMQLTLIIALIVVPINTVFGLCAAWVIGRNQFRGRTLLISIIDLPFAISPVVAGLMIVLLYGRNGWFGPVLKNLDIQVLFSLSGMVLATLFVSLPFVAREVIPVLEELGSEQEEAARILGAKDFQIFWRVTLPNIKWGLLYGVLLTNARAMGEFGAVAVVSGLIAGRTLTLPTFVEQAYKNYQTEAAFGAATILALLALVTLVLKEILERKTSHS from the coding sequence ATGTCATCTTCGCAAAAAAATTCTGTTCAGTCTGAATCTTTTCCTTGGGTTCAATGGGTTCTGATTGGTATTGCTTTACTCTATCTGGCTTTGGTTTTATTTATTCCAGCGATCGCTGTTTTTTATGAAGCTTTCCATAAAGGAACCCAAGAGTTTGTGATTGCTATTAATAGCAGTGACTTTCAACAAGCCATGCAACTGACTTTAATCATTGCTTTGATTGTTGTTCCGATCAACACGGTTTTTGGACTCTGTGCTGCTTGGGTAATTGGTCGAAATCAATTTAGAGGTCGTACCTTATTAATTAGTATTATCGACCTGCCCTTTGCTATTTCTCCCGTGGTAGCCGGGTTAATGATTGTGCTCTTATATGGTCGGAATGGTTGGTTTGGGCCAGTGTTAAAAAACCTGGATATTCAGGTGTTATTTTCCCTCTCCGGAATGGTACTCGCAACCCTATTTGTTTCTTTACCTTTTGTAGCTAGGGAAGTAATTCCAGTTTTAGAAGAATTGGGTTCAGAACAGGAAGAAGCCGCCCGGATTTTAGGCGCCAAGGATTTCCAAATTTTCTGGCGTGTGACTCTACCTAATATTAAATGGGGTTTGCTCTATGGTGTGCTATTAACTAATGCTCGAGCTATGGGTGAATTCGGGGCGGTGGCGGTTGTTTCTGGATTAATTGCTGGCCGAACTTTAACCTTACCAACCTTTGTGGAACAAGCCTACAAAAACTATCAAACGGAGGCTGCTTTTGGTGCTGCCACTATTTTAGCGTTACTGGCTCTAGTGACTTTAGTTCTTAAAGAAATCTTAGAGAGAAAAACCAGTCATAGTTAA
- a CDS encoding sulfate ABC transporter, inner membrane subunit CysT has product MVTSVDQFKTQKPASNNPLKELWGRLSFPWVFTFSYLIFMLILPFAALITKSLTISPQEFWKIAFSPVAMSAYNITFVTALAAGAINGLMGTLIAWVLVRYSFPGKKLIDAAVDLPFALPTSVAGLVLATVYSDNGWIGQFFTPFGIKIAFTRVGVFIAMLFISLPFVVRTLQPVMQEMERETEEAAWSLGASQFQTFFKVLLPPLMPPILTGIALGFSRAVGEYGSVVIISSSIPFKDLIAPILVFQRLEQYDYVGATVVGTVLLMASLFLLLLINALQQWGRRYSMKS; this is encoded by the coding sequence ATGGTGACTTCTGTAGACCAGTTTAAAACCCAGAAACCAGCTTCTAATAACCCATTAAAAGAACTTTGGGGGAGGCTTTCTTTCCCCTGGGTTTTTACCTTTTCCTATCTGATTTTTATGTTAATTCTGCCCTTTGCAGCATTAATTACAAAATCCTTAACGATATCTCCCCAGGAGTTCTGGAAAATCGCCTTTAGTCCTGTTGCCATGAGCGCTTATAACATTACTTTTGTAACCGCTTTAGCTGCGGGTGCAATTAATGGACTGATGGGAACTTTAATCGCTTGGGTGTTAGTTCGTTATAGCTTTCCTGGGAAAAAATTAATCGATGCTGCGGTTGATTTACCCTTTGCCTTACCCACTTCGGTTGCTGGTTTAGTCTTAGCAACGGTTTATAGCGATAACGGTTGGATTGGACAATTTTTTACTCCCTTTGGTATTAAAATTGCCTTCACCCGTGTGGGAGTTTTTATTGCTATGTTGTTTATTTCTTTACCCTTTGTGGTCAGAACTTTACAACCGGTGATGCAAGAAATGGAACGGGAAACGGAGGAAGCCGCCTGGTCATTAGGTGCATCTCAATTCCAAACTTTTTTTAAGGTTTTGCTGCCCCCCTTAATGCCTCCAATTCTAACCGGAATTGCCCTGGGATTTTCCCGAGCAGTAGGAGAATATGGTTCGGTGGTGATTATTTCTTCTAGTATTCCTTTTAAAGATTTAATTGCCCCGATTTTAGTGTTTCAACGCCTAGAACAATATGACTATGTGGGGGCGACAGTCGTGGGAACAGTGCTATTAATGGCTTCATTATTCCTATTACTTTTGATTAATGCACTGCAACAGTGGGGCCGCCGTTATTCTATGAAAAGTTAA
- a CDS encoding hypothetical protein (conserved hypothetical protein), with translation MAAQAPSSPEAELAKLLIQTNYLFRDLEINWLAQYLPGDLVIEKLYSSRPVYTAFRPNIFLDVLYIIISGGPIITRSTPLDRIIAISYPGGCFGMRNLPFGFGQMSRAFPSLVEAYKTTDIIKLPLDTLKEIYQDSPVVRERYDKFFELREKFQYHLLNCSSYPPQAVAALFRALVYQERSLGNQPQSDGVYTFDLPIDVIARSCQLNHRTVEQVLKGMQKVKLIEAAKSSDSSEDTIRVIDPEGLKETYSATRDKVSWWPLK, from the coding sequence ATGGCAGCACAAGCACCTTCATCACCTGAAGCCGAGTTAGCAAAACTTTTGATTCAGACTAACTATCTTTTCCGAGACTTAGAAATTAACTGGCTGGCTCAGTACCTTCCAGGCGACCTTGTTATAGAAAAGCTGTATTCTAGCCGTCCTGTCTATACAGCCTTTCGTCCCAATATCTTTTTAGATGTTCTCTATATTATTATTAGTGGCGGGCCAATTATTACTCGAAGTACACCCCTAGACCGAATTATTGCCATCAGTTATCCGGGGGGATGTTTTGGGATGAGAAATCTTCCCTTTGGTTTTGGCCAGATGAGTCGGGCGTTTCCCAGTTTAGTCGAAGCCTACAAAACCACCGATATAATTAAACTGCCCCTGGATACCCTGAAAGAAATTTATCAGGATAGTCCAGTGGTGCGGGAACGCTATGATAAATTCTTTGAACTGCGGGAAAAATTTCAGTATCATCTACTTAATTGCAGTTCCTATCCTCCTCAAGCCGTGGCTGCACTATTCAGGGCATTGGTCTATCAAGAACGCAGTCTAGGAAATCAACCCCAGTCCGACGGAGTTTATACCTTCGATTTGCCTATTGATGTGATCGCTCGTTCCTGTCAGTTAAACCACCGCACCGTTGAACAGGTTCTCAAAGGAATGCAGAAAGTCAAATTAATTGAAGCCGCGAAATCCAGTGATTCCTCGGAAGATACGATTCGAGTTATTGACCCCGAAGGATTAAAAGAAACCTATAGTGCCACCCGGGATAAGGTTTCGTGGTGGCCGTTGAAGTAG
- a CDS encoding GGDEF domain protein, with the protein MATSDSLTGIANRRYFDEYLQSQWDQLSQEQAPLSVIICDLDVFKPYNDTYGHLAGDQALREVAQAISKAMRYSTGLVARYGGGEEFAIILPKTGVDEAILIAQNIQTQLKFWIQLK; encoded by the coding sequence TTGGCAACTTCTGATAGTTTAACCGGAATTGCTAACCGTCGTTATTTTGATGAATATTTACAAAGTCAATGGGATCAATTATCTCAAGAACAAGCCCCCTTATCAGTGATTATCTGCGATTTAGATGTCTTTAAACCCTATAATGATACCTATGGACATTTAGCCGGGGATCAGGCTTTGCGAGAGGTAGCCCAGGCTATTTCTAAAGCCATGAGATATTCTACGGGTCTCGTCGCCCGATATGGGGGGGGGGAAGAATTTGCCATTATTCTACCCAAAACTGGGGTAGATGAAGCTATTTTAATCGCCCAAAATATTCAAACCCAGCTTAAATTTTGGATACAACTCAAATAG
- a CDS encoding hypothetical protein (hypothetical protein Aazo_1766), giving the protein MPNAPAIVTSFILAFWISTIAILAVQNATPISLRFLFFESVQLPVGVILAFSVALGLLGAALFKPIAQLGLTTQNPRIRS; this is encoded by the coding sequence ATGCCTAATGCCCCTGCCATTGTCACCAGTTTTATCCTAGCTTTCTGGATTAGTACGATTGCCATTCTTGCAGTCCAAAACGCTACACCGATTTCTCTGAGGTTCCTATTTTTCGAGTCTGTGCAACTTCCAGTCGGTGTGATTCTTGCCTTTAGTGTTGCCCTCGGACTCCTGGGTGCAGCTCTATTCAAGCCCATTGCACAATTAGGACTCACAACTCAAAACCCAAGAATCAGGAGTTAA